A stretch of Helicobacter pylori oki112 DNA encodes these proteins:
- the pssA gene encoding CDP-diacylglycerol--serine O-phosphatidyltransferase, whose protein sequence is MPINPLYLFPNLFTASSIFLGMMSIFYASSYQFVMACWLVVASLILDGLDGRVARLTNTTSKFGIEFDSLADVIAFGVAPSLIAYFYVGYNFGRIGMAVSALFVIFGAIRLARFNISTNTSDPYSFIGIPIPAAAVLVVLCVLLDNKYHFLEGNTEKLFLSFIVLLGVLMVSNIRYPNFKKVKWNLKLFILVLIFLSLVFVRPLEALSVFMGLYLIYGIIRWLFLMVKIIFNKNKSA, encoded by the coding sequence ATGCCTATTAACCCTCTCTATCTTTTCCCCAATCTTTTTACCGCTAGCAGTATTTTTTTAGGCATGATGAGTATTTTTTACGCTTCCAGTTACCAATTTGTCATGGCGTGTTGGTTAGTGGTAGCGAGCCTTATTTTAGACGGGCTTGATGGGCGTGTCGCAAGGCTTACCAACACCACCAGCAAGTTTGGTATAGAATTTGACTCACTGGCTGATGTAATCGCTTTTGGAGTAGCCCCAAGCTTAATCGCTTACTTTTATGTGGGGTATAACTTTGGGCGCATAGGCATGGCGGTGAGTGCGTTGTTTGTGATTTTTGGAGCGATACGATTAGCGCGATTCAATATCAGCACCAACACAAGCGACCCCTATTCTTTTATCGGTATCCCCATTCCTGCGGCAGCGGTATTGGTGGTGCTTTGTGTGTTATTGGATAACAAATACCATTTTTTAGAAGGCAATACCGAAAAGTTATTTTTAAGCTTTATTGTTTTATTGGGGGTGCTTATGGTGAGCAATATCCGCTACCCTAATTTTAAAAAAGTCAAATGGAATCTCAAGCTTTTCATCTTAGTGTTGATTTTTTTATCGTTAGTGTTTGTGCGCCCTTTAGAGGCTTTAAGCGTGTTTATGGGGCTGTATTTGATTTATGGCATCATTCGGTGGCTCTTTTTAATGGTAAAAATTATTTTTAATAAAAATAAGAGCGCATGA
- the ftsH gene encoding ATP-dependent zinc metalloprotease FtsH — translation MKPTNEPKKPFFQSPIILAVLGGILLIFFLRSFNSDGSFSDNFLASSTKNVSYHEIKQLISNNEVENVSIGQTLIKASHKEGNNRVIYIAKRVPDLTLVPLLDEKKINYSGFSESNFFTDMLGWLMPILVILGLWMFMANRMQKNMGGGIFGMGSAKKLINAEKPNVRFNDMAGNEEAKEEVVEIVDFLKYPERYANLGAKIPKGVLLVGPPGTGKTLLAKAVAGEAHVPFFSMGGSSFIEMFVGLGASRVRDLFETAKKQAPSIIFIDEIDAIGKSRAAGGVVSGNDEREQTLNQLLAEMDGFGSENAPVIVLAATNRPEILDPALMRPGRFDRQVLVDKPDFNGRVEILKVHIKGVKLANDVNLQEVAKLTAGLAGADLANIINEAALLAGRNNQKEVRQQHLKEAVERGIAGLEKKSRRISPKEKKIVAYHESGHAVISEMTKGSARVNKVSIIPRGMAALGYTLNTPEENKYLMQKHELIAEIDVLLGGRAAEDVFLEEISTGASNDLERATDIIKGMVSYYGMSSVSGLMVLEKQRNAFLGGGYGSSREFSEKTAEEMDLFIKNLLEERYKHVKQTLSDYREAIEIMVKELFDKEVITGERVREIISEYEAANNLESRLIPLEEQAS, via the coding sequence ATGAAACCAACGAACGAACCTAAAAAACCTTTTTTTCAAAGTCCCATTATCCTTGCGGTTCTTGGAGGGATTTTACTCATTTTTTTTCTGCGCTCTTTCAATTCTGATGGCAGTTTTTCGGACAATTTCTTAGCTTCTAGCACTAAAAATGTGAGCTACCATGAAATCAAACAGCTCATCAGCAATAATGAAGTGGAAAATGTGAGTATCGGTCAAACTTTGATCAAAGCCAGCCATAAAGAGGGCAACAATCGTGTGATCTATATCGCTAAACGAGTGCCTGATTTGACCTTAGTGCCTTTGTTAGACGAGAAAAAAATCAATTATTCTGGTTTTAGCGAGTCTAACTTTTTTACGGACATGTTGGGGTGGCTCATGCCTATTTTAGTGATTTTAGGGCTATGGATGTTTATGGCAAACCGCATGCAAAAAAATATGGGTGGGGGTATTTTTGGCATGGGGAGCGCGAAAAAACTCATTAACGCTGAAAAACCCAATGTGCGTTTTAATGACATGGCAGGCAATGAAGAAGCCAAAGAAGAAGTGGTAGAAATCGTAGATTTCTTAAAATACCCTGAACGATACGCCAATTTAGGGGCTAAAATCCCTAAAGGCGTGTTATTAGTAGGGCCTCCAGGAACCGGTAAAACCCTTTTAGCCAAAGCGGTAGCCGGCGAAGCGCATGTGCCGTTTTTCTCTATGGGAGGGAGCAGTTTTATTGAAATGTTTGTGGGCTTAGGGGCAAGCAGGGTTAGGGATTTATTTGAAACCGCTAAAAAACAAGCCCCTAGCATCATTTTTATTGATGAAATTGATGCCATAGGTAAAAGCCGAGCGGCTGGAGGCGTGGTGAGCGGGAACGATGAAAGAGAGCAAACCTTAAACCAGCTCTTAGCCGAAATGGATGGCTTTGGGAGCGAAAACGCGCCTGTGATTGTCTTAGCTGCAACGAACCGCCCTGAAATCTTGGATCCGGCGTTAATGCGTCCAGGGCGTTTTGACAGGCAGGTTTTAGTGGATAAGCCTGATTTTAATGGCAGGGTAGAAATCTTAAAAGTGCATATTAAAGGCGTGAAACTCGCTAATGATGTGAATTTGCAAGAAGTCGCCAAACTCACCGCAGGGCTTGCAGGAGCGGATTTAGCGAATATCATCAATGAAGCCGCACTTTTAGCAGGAAGAAACAACCAAAAAGAAGTCAGGCAACAGCATTTAAAAGAAGCGGTTGAAAGAGGGATTGCAGGGCTAGAAAAGAAAAGCAGGCGCATCAGTCCTAAGGAAAAGAAAATCGTCGCCTACCATGAAAGCGGGCATGCCGTGATTTCTGAAATGACTAAAGGGAGTGCTAGGGTGAATAAAGTCTCTATCATTCCAAGGGGCATGGCGGCTTTAGGCTACACCCTTAACACGCCTGAAGAAAACAAATACTTGATGCAAAAACACGAACTCATCGCTGAAATTGATGTGCTTTTAGGCGGGAGAGCGGCTGAAGATGTCTTTTTGGAAGAAATTTCTACCGGTGCGAGCAACGATTTAGAAAGAGCGACTGATATTATTAAAGGCATGGTGAGTTACTACGGCATGAGCAGTGTCAGTGGGCTTATGGTGTTAGAAAAACAGCGGAACGCCTTTTTGGGAGGTGGTTATGGAAGCAGTAGGGAATTTAGCGAAAAGACCGCAGAAGAAATGGATCTTTTCATTAAAAACCTGTTAGAAGAGCGCTATAAGCATGTCAAACAAACCTTAAGCGACTACAGAGAAGCGATTGAAATCATGGTCAAGGAGTTGTTTGACAAAGAAGTCATTACAGGCGAAAGGGTGCGTGAAATCATCAGCGAATACGAGGCCGCCAATAATTTAGAAAGCCGTTTGATCCCTTTAGAAGAGCAAGCGAGTTAA
- the prmA gene encoding 50S ribosomal protein L11 methyltransferase — MYYEFFFIFPKERELFEGFLLDTTHLALEESSLENLKAFDDKETIEFISRSSWHYFTTHDLLKEHLKEKPPHLKNFVILRSEENLNHSLILALEAFCLNLKQNLQSEFDFFCLSRNLASKDWLEAYKQAILPVQCAKFYIHPSWHQKPSHVVTNDCIMIDPALAFGSGHHESTSMCLELLSDLDLKRKNALDVGCGSGILSIALKKQGVSALVACDTDSLAVEETLKNFSLNQIPLLAQDKVVYGSTQKIEGRFDIIVANLVADVIKSLYSEFVRLCNHTLILSGILETHLNSVLQIYYNGFEVLEQRQRNEWVALKLLKKQPIN, encoded by the coding sequence ATGTATTATGAGTTTTTCTTTATCTTCCCTAAGGAGCGAGAGCTTTTTGAGGGCTTTCTTTTAGACACTACGCACCTAGCCTTAGAAGAATCTAGCTTAGAGAATTTAAAAGCGTTTGACGATAAAGAAACCATTGAATTTATAAGCCGATCCAGTTGGCATTATTTCACCACTCATGATCTTTTAAAAGAACATTTAAAAGAAAAACCTCCGCATCTCAAAAATTTCGTTATTTTACGCTCTGAAGAGAATTTGAATCACTCGCTCATTCTAGCATTAGAAGCGTTTTGTTTGAATTTAAAACAAAACTTGCAAAGTGAGTTTGATTTTTTCTGTCTTTCACGCAATCTGGCTTCAAAAGACTGGCTAGAAGCCTACAAACAAGCTATTTTGCCGGTGCAATGCGCCAAATTTTACATACACCCTAGCTGGCATCAAAAGCCAAGCCATGTTGTTACAAATGATTGCATAATGATTGATCCGGCTTTGGCCTTTGGATCAGGCCATCATGAAAGCACTTCTATGTGTTTGGAACTGCTCTCTGACCTTGATTTAAAACGCAAAAACGCTTTAGATGTGGGCTGTGGGAGCGGGATTTTAAGCATAGCCTTAAAAAAACAAGGCGTTAGCGCTTTAGTAGCTTGCGATACGGATAGTTTAGCCGTTGAAGAAACCCTAAAAAATTTTAGCTTGAATCAAATACCCCTATTAGCGCAAGATAAGGTCGTTTATGGCTCTACGCAAAAAATTGAAGGGCGTTTTGATATTATTGTGGCGAACCTTGTCGCTGATGTGATTAAGAGTTTGTATAGTGAATTTGTGCGGCTTTGTAACCACACTCTTATTTTATCAGGGATTTTAGAAACCCATTTAAACTCTGTTTTACAGATCTATTATAATGGATTTGAGGTTTTAGAACAGCGACAGCGTAACGAATGGGTCGCTCTAAAATTGCTTAAAAAACAACCAATAAATTAA
- a CDS encoding chemotaxis response regulator CheY: protein MKLLVVDDSSTMRRIIKNTLSRLGYEDVLEAEHGVEAWEKLDANADTKVLITDWNMPEMNGLDLVKKVRSDSRFKEIPIIMITTEGGKAEVITALKAGVNNYIVKPFTPQVLKEKLEVVLGTND, encoded by the coding sequence TTGAAACTACTGGTAGTAGATGATAGCTCAACTATGAGGAGAATTATTAAAAACACACTTTCACGCTTAGGCTATGAAGATGTTTTAGAAGCTGAGCATGGGGTGGAAGCTTGGGAGAAACTAGACGCTAATGCGGACACTAAGGTGCTTATCACAGATTGGAACATGCCTGAAATGAACGGCTTGGATCTCGTTAAAAAGGTACGCTCCGATAGCCGTTTTAAAGAGATCCCTATTATTATGATCACCACAGAAGGCGGTAAGGCTGAAGTCATTACGGCTTTGAAAGCGGGCGTGAATAACTACATTGTGAAACCTTTTACCCCCCAAGTTTTGAAGGAAAAATTAGAGGTTGTTTTAGGGACAAACGATTGA
- a CDS encoding outer membrane protein translates to MYYLRILILGISFLNILNAENLSYMSSSYQIGTVFMRPLNTNKLLQGASILQGYEVNPKNDWAYSRYYFFIDYGNVLFNNDSTLQANMFTYGVGGDFMVAYAKNPINRWAFFFGLQLAANTWILNNKVKDLVVNTWDSLKDFNFHNTYFRAIGKFGVQFRTIVLYHKVDVEIGMKIFLTPERRSLFERSFLFFISHSWHF, encoded by the coding sequence GTGTATTATTTAAGAATTTTAATACTGGGTATAAGTTTTTTAAATATTTTAAATGCTGAAAATTTGAGTTACATGTCTTCTTCTTATCAAATAGGCACGGTGTTTATGCGCCCTTTAAACACCAATAAGCTTTTACAAGGGGCTTCAATCCTTCAAGGCTATGAAGTGAATCCTAAAAACGATTGGGCTTATTCTAGGTATTATTTCTTTATAGATTATGGCAATGTGCTTTTTAATAATGACTCTACTTTGCAAGCGAACATGTTCACTTATGGGGTGGGAGGGGATTTTATGGTCGCCTACGCTAAAAACCCTATCAACCGCTGGGCTTTTTTCTTTGGCTTGCAACTGGCCGCCAACACATGGATACTCAACAATAAAGTCAAAGATTTGGTGGTGAATACTTGGGATTCATTAAAAGATTTCAATTTTCACAACACTTATTTCAGGGCTATTGGGAAATTTGGGGTGCAGTTTCGCACGATCGTTTTGTATCATAAGGTGGATGTAGAAATTGGCATGAAAATCTTTCTAACCCCTGAAAGACGCAGTTTGTTTGAAAGGAGCTTTTTGTTTTTTATTTCGCATTCGTGGCATTTTTAA
- a CDS encoding PP0621 family protein: MLRILIPLLIIVWVLWRLFLRQKPHKDDPKDNHSYAQQTPKELEDHMIVCSKCQTYVSSKDAIYSGAVAYCSETCLKDKR, from the coding sequence ATGTTAAGAATTTTAATCCCCTTACTCATTATCGTGTGGGTTTTATGGCGTTTGTTTTTGAGACAAAAACCCCACAAAGACGACCCCAAAGACAACCACTCTTATGCGCAACAAACCCCCAAAGAATTAGAAGATCACATGATTGTATGCTCTAAATGCCAAACCTATGTCTCTAGCAAAGACGCTATTTACAGCGGAGCGGTAGCCTATTGCAGTGAAACCTGTTTGAAGGATAAGAGGTAA
- the rsmG gene encoding 16S rRNA (guanine(527)-N(7))-methyltransferase RsmG: MNPLLQDYARILLEWNQTHNLSGTKNLNELEPQITDALKPLEFVKDFKSCLDIGSGAGLPAIPLALEKPETKFILLEPRIKRAAFLNYLKSVLPLKNIEIIKKRLEDYQNLLQVDLITSRAVASSSFLIEKSQRFLKDKGYFLFYKGEQLKDEIACKDTECFMHQKRVYFYKSKESLC; this comes from the coding sequence ATGAACCCCTTATTGCAAGACTATGCGCGCATCCTTTTAGAATGGAATCAAACGCACAACTTGAGTGGCACAAAAAATTTAAACGAATTAGAACCCCAGATCACAGACGCTCTAAAACCTTTAGAATTTGTCAAAGATTTTAAAAGCTGCTTGGATATTGGGAGCGGGGCGGGTCTTCCTGCTATCCCTTTAGCCCTTGAAAAACCGGAAACAAAATTCATTCTTTTAGAGCCAAGAATAAAAAGAGCGGCTTTTTTAAATTACCTTAAAAGCGTTTTGCCTTTAAAAAACATTGAAATCATTAAAAAGCGTTTAGAAGATTATCAAAATCTTTTACAAGTGGATTTAATCACTTCTAGAGCGGTCGCTAGCTCTTCTTTTTTGATAGAAAAAAGCCAACGCTTCCTAAAAGATAAGGGGTATTTTTTATTCTATAAAGGCGAGCAGTTAAAAGATGAAATCGCTTGTAAAGACACTGAATGCTTTATGCATCAAAAACGAGTTTATTTTTACAAATCAAAGGAAAGTTTATGTTAA
- the queA gene encoding tRNA preQ1(34) S-adenosylmethionine ribosyltransferase-isomerase QueA, translating into MKEFDLESYDYDLPKELIANYPILPKEKAKLLVYERRSQTITHTTFEHVLDFFPKNALIVLNDTKVIKARLFGSKHAFLPSKTTEVFFHRFFKNNTALTQIKGKIKVGDKIFFDENYYAEVLELLHNGQRLIAFYDHKTPLNQENILKLLEQYGHMPLPPYIKRADESLDAHEYQSVFAKHIGAVAAPTASLHFSQNTLEKLLKDFKHAFLTLHVGAGTFLGVETKDIREHQIHTEVLRIPKKSQEILRESQEVLCIGTTALRSVEYFKRLKNPNQESFECDIFLHLANPILHVNYLLTNFHLPKSSLLMLVSTMIGLEKTKEIYKIAIEKKYRFYSYGDGMLIL; encoded by the coding sequence TTGAAAGAATTTGATTTAGAAAGCTATGATTATGATTTGCCTAAGGAATTGATCGCAAACTACCCCATTTTGCCCAAAGAAAAGGCTAAATTGCTCGTCTATGAAAGGCGTTCGCAAACAATCACGCACACCACTTTTGAGCATGTTTTAGATTTTTTCCCTAAAAACGCCCTTATTGTGTTGAATGACACTAAAGTGATTAAGGCTAGGCTTTTTGGATCTAAGCATGCCTTTTTGCCATCAAAAACGACCGAAGTGTTTTTCCACCGCTTTTTTAAAAATAATACCGCTTTAACTCAAATCAAGGGCAAGATCAAAGTGGGGGATAAAATCTTTTTTGATGAAAATTATTACGCTGAAGTTTTGGAATTACTCCATAACGGCCAACGCTTGATCGCTTTTTATGACCATAAAACTCCTTTAAATCAAGAAAATATCTTAAAGCTTTTAGAGCAATACGGGCATATGCCCTTACCCCCTTATATTAAAAGAGCCGATGAAAGTTTGGATGCGCATGAATACCAGAGCGTGTTCGCTAAACACATCGGTGCGGTGGCTGCCCCTACGGCGTCATTGCATTTTTCTCAAAATACCTTAGAAAAATTATTGAAAGATTTCAAGCACGCTTTTTTAACCTTGCATGTGGGGGCCGGGACTTTTCTTGGCGTAGAAACTAAGGACATTAGAGAGCATCAAATCCATACAGAAGTTTTACGCATTCCTAAAAAGAGCCAAGAAATTTTGCGAGAATCCCAAGAGGTTTTATGCATCGGCACGACCGCTTTAAGGAGCGTGGAATATTTCAAACGCTTAAAAAACCCTAATCAAGAATCGTTTGAATGCGATATATTCTTGCATCTTGCTAATCCTATTTTGCATGTTAATTATTTGCTCACTAATTTCCATTTGCCCAAATCAAGCCTTTTAATGCTTGTAAGCACGATGATAGGCTTAGAAAAAACCAAAGAGATCTACAAAATAGCCATAGAAAAGAAGTATCGTTTTTATTCTTATGGCGATGGGATGCTGATTTTATGA
- the tatC gene encoding twin-arginine translocase subunit TatC → MFEDLKPHLQELRKRLMVSVGTILVAFLGCFHFWKNIFEFVKNSYKGTLIQLSPIEGVMVAVKISFSAAIVISMPIIFWQLWLFIAPGLYKNEKKVILPFVFFGSGMFLMGAAFSYYVVFPFIIEYLATFGSDVFAANISASSYVSFFTRLILGFGVAFELPVLAYFLAKVGLITDASLKAYFKYAIVVIFIVAAIITPPDVVSQIFMALPLVGLYGLSILIAKMVNPAPKDNEEDSKNNAKENTKSES, encoded by the coding sequence ATGTTTGAAGATTTAAAACCGCATTTACAGGAATTAAGAAAGCGTTTGATGGTTTCTGTAGGAACGATTTTAGTGGCGTTTTTGGGATGCTTTCATTTTTGGAAAAATATTTTTGAATTTGTTAAAAATTCTTATAAAGGCACGCTCATTCAGCTCTCCCCTATTGAAGGGGTTATGGTAGCGGTTAAAATCAGTTTTTCAGCCGCTATCGTCATTTCCATGCCCATTATTTTTTGGCAATTGTGGCTCTTTATCGCTCCAGGGCTTTATAAGAATGAAAAAAAAGTGATTTTGCCTTTTGTGTTTTTTGGGAGCGGCATGTTTTTAATGGGGGCGGCGTTTTCTTATTATGTGGTGTTCCCTTTCATTATTGAATACTTGGCCACTTTTGGGAGCGATGTCTTTGCGGCCAATATTTCTGCGTCCAGTTACGTGAGCTTTTTCACACGCTTGATTTTAGGCTTTGGCGTGGCGTTTGAATTGCCTGTTTTGGCGTATTTTTTAGCTAAAGTGGGCTTGATTACTGATGCGAGTTTGAAAGCGTATTTCAAATACGCTATTGTAGTGATTTTTATTGTAGCAGCGATTATCACTCCTCCTGATGTGGTGAGTCAAATCTTTATGGCGTTACCCTTAGTGGGGCTTTATGGGCTTTCTATTTTAATCGCCAAAATGGTCAATCCGGCTCCCAAAGACAACGAAGAAGATAGCAAAAATAATGCCAAAGAGAATACAAAGAGCGAGTCGTAG
- the tatB gene encoding Sec-independent protein translocase protein TatB, with protein MFGMGFFEILVVLVVAIIFLGPEKFPQAVVDMVKFFRAVKKTLNDAKDTLDKEINIEEIKKETLEYQKLFENKVESLKGVKIEELEDAKITAENEIKSIQDLMQDYQKSLENNAPPNHLNEEVSNEEALNKEVSSDESPKEVQLATDNNAKEHDKEKEHV; from the coding sequence ATGTTTGGCATGGGCTTTTTTGAAATCCTTGTGGTGTTGGTTGTAGCGATTATTTTTTTAGGGCCAGAAAAATTCCCCCAGGCTGTCGTGGATATGGTGAAGTTTTTTCGTGCGGTTAAAAAAACGCTCAATGACGCTAAGGACACTTTAGATAAAGAAATCAATATTGAAGAAATCAAAAAAGAAACCCTAGAGTATCAAAAACTCTTTGAAAACAAAGTGGAGAGTCTTAAGGGCGTTAAGATTGAAGAATTAGAAGACGCTAAAATAACTGCAGAAAATGAGATTAAAAGCATTCAGGATTTGATGCAAGATTACCAAAAAAGCCTAGAAAACAACGCACCCCCTAACCATTTAAATGAAGAAGTTTCCAATGAAGAAGCCTTAAATAAAGAAGTTTCAAGCGATGAATCTCCTAAAGAGGTCCAATTAGCAACCGATAACAACGCTAAAGAACACGACAAAGAAAAAGAGCATGTTTGA
- the ruvB gene encoding Holliday junction branch migration DNA helicase RuvB translates to MKERIVNLETLDFETSQEVSLRPSLWEDFIGQEKIKSNLQISICAAKKRQESLDHMLFFGPPGLGKTSISHIIAKEMETNIKITAAPMIEKSGDLAAILTNLQAKDILFIDEIHRLSPAIEEVLYPAMEDFRLDIIIGSGPAAQTIKIDLPPFTLIGATTRAGMLSNPLRDRFGMSFRMQFYSPSELALIIKKAAIKLNQDIKEESADEIAKRSRGTPRIALRLLKRVRDFALVKNSSLMDLNITLHALNELGVNELGFDEADLAYLSLLANAQGKPVGLNTIAASMREDEGTIEDVIEPFLLANGYLERTAKGRIATPKTHALLKIPTLKSQTLF, encoded by the coding sequence ATGAAAGAACGGATAGTCAATTTAGAAACTTTGGATTTTGAAACTTCTCAAGAAGTGAGTTTGCGCCCTAGTCTTTGGGAAGATTTTATCGGTCAAGAAAAGATTAAAAGCAACTTGCAAATTTCTATTTGCGCGGCTAAAAAACGCCAAGAAAGTTTGGATCACATGCTCTTTTTTGGCCCGCCCGGTTTGGGTAAAACTTCAATCAGCCATATCATCGCTAAAGAAATGGAAACCAATATCAAAATCACCGCCGCTCCCATGATAGAAAAAAGCGGTGATTTAGCCGCCATTTTGACGAATTTGCAAGCTAAAGACATTCTTTTTATTGATGAAATCCACCGGCTTAGCCCGGCGATTGAAGAGGTTTTATACCCGGCTATGGAAGATTTCAGGCTGGATATTATCATAGGCTCAGGCCCAGCCGCTCAAACCATTAAAATTGATTTACCCCCTTTCACCCTCATCGGCGCTACCACTAGAGCCGGAATGCTCTCTAACCCCTTAAGAGACAGATTTGGCATGAGTTTTAGAATGCAATTTTATAGCCCTAGCGAACTAGCTCTCATCATCAAAAAAGCCGCCATTAAACTCAACCAAGACATCAAAGAAGAAAGCGCTGATGAAATCGCTAAAAGGAGCAGAGGCACGCCAAGGATCGCTTTAAGGCTTTTGAAAAGGGTGCGCGATTTTGCGCTAGTCAAAAATTCAAGCTTGATGGATTTAAACATCACTTTGCATGCTTTGAATGAATTAGGCGTGAATGAATTGGGCTTTGATGAAGCGGATTTGGCGTATTTATCTTTGTTGGCTAACGCTCAAGGAAAGCCGGTGGGTTTGAACACGATTGCAGCGTCTATGAGAGAAGATGAAGGCACGATTGAAGACGTGATTGAGCCTTTTTTACTCGCTAATGGGTATTTAGAGCGCACCGCTAAAGGCAGAATCGCCACGCCTAAAACCCATGCGCTTTTAAAAATCCCCACTTTAAAGTCTCAAACTTTATTTTAA
- the panB gene encoding 3-methyl-2-oxobutanoate hydroxymethyltransferase, translating to MSMQTAPIKKITLNHLQAKKNQEKIIAITAYDALFAQIFDPLVDVILVGDSLNMSFFNQNDTLSASVEMMLYHTKAVCAGAKTPFIITDMPFGSYKDEKTALKNAIRVYKETQASAIKLEGGKEKAKLVKTLTDEGVIVVGHIGLMPQFVRLDGGYKIKGKNEEQQKKLLEDALSLEEAGAGLLVLEGITTPIAQKIMQTIKIPTIGIGSGKDCDGQILVWSDMLGFFDSFKPKFVREYLKGKELVQNAIKQYADDVKKGNFPNELESYH from the coding sequence ATGAGCATGCAAACCGCCCCAATTAAAAAAATCACTCTCAACCACCTCCAAGCTAAAAAAAATCAAGAAAAAATCATCGCCATTACCGCTTATGACGCGCTGTTCGCTCAAATATTTGATCCGCTAGTGGATGTGATTTTAGTGGGCGATAGTTTGAATATGAGTTTTTTCAATCAAAACGACACTTTAAGCGCGAGTGTGGAAATGATGCTCTATCACACCAAAGCCGTGTGCGCGGGCGCTAAGACTCCTTTTATCATCACAGACATGCCCTTTGGAAGCTATAAAGATGAAAAAACAGCCCTAAAAAACGCCATTAGAGTTTATAAAGAAACCCAAGCGAGCGCGATCAAACTAGAGGGGGGGAAAGAAAAAGCGAAATTGGTTAAAACGCTCACTGATGAGGGCGTTATTGTGGTAGGGCATATTGGCTTGATGCCCCAATTCGTGCGTCTTGATGGAGGTTATAAGATTAAAGGCAAAAACGAAGAGCAACAAAAAAAGCTTTTAGAAGACGCTTTGAGTTTAGAAGAAGCCGGGGCGGGTTTGTTGGTTTTAGAGGGTATAACCACCCCTATCGCTCAAAAAATCATGCAAACAATCAAAATCCCCACGATCGGCATAGGGAGCGGTAAAGATTGCGACGGGCAGATTTTAGTGTGGAGCGATATGTTAGGCTTTTTTGATAGCTTTAAGCCTAAATTCGTGCGAGAATACCTTAAAGGGAAAGAATTGGTTCAAAACGCTATCAAGCAATACGCTGATGATGTGAAAAAGGGAAACTTCCCTAACGAGCTAGAAAGTTATCATTAA
- a CDS encoding outer membrane beta-barrel protein has product MCSKKIRNFILCFGFILSLHAEENTTQENTTEENMIKENPPKDAPILLEEKRAQTLEFEENKEVKKNIDEKSLLEEIHKKKRQLYMLKGELHEKNEAILFQQMAKNKSGFFIGVILGDIGVSAHSYEKFELLSNIQASPLLYGLRSGYQKYFANGISALRFYGEYLGGAMKGFKSDSLASYQTASLNIDLLMDKPIDKEKRFALGIFGGVGVGWNGMYQNLKEIRGYSQPNAFGLVLNLGVSMTLNLKHRFELALKMPPLKETSQTFLYYFKSTNIYYISYNYLL; this is encoded by the coding sequence ATGTGTTCTAAAAAAATAAGAAATTTCATTTTATGCTTTGGTTTTATTTTAAGCTTGCACGCTGAAGAGAATACGACTCAAGAGAATACGACTGAAGAAAACATGATTAAAGAAAATCCCCCTAAAGACGCTCCCATTCTTTTGGAAGAAAAACGCGCCCAAACGCTAGAGTTTGAAGAAAACAAGGAAGTTAAAAAGAATATTGATGAAAAAAGTCTACTTGAAGAAATCCATAAGAAAAAACGCCAGCTTTACATGCTCAAAGGGGAATTGCATGAAAAAAATGAAGCCATCTTATTCCAACAAATGGCTAAAAATAAGAGCGGTTTTTTTATAGGCGTAATCCTTGGCGATATAGGGGTTAGCGCTCATTCTTATGAGAAGTTTGAACTTTTAAGCAATATTCAAGCTTCTCCTTTGTTGTATGGATTAAGGAGCGGGTATCAAAAGTATTTTGCTAATGGGATTAGCGCCTTACGCTTTTATGGGGAATATTTAGGGGGGGCGATGAAAGGGTTTAAAAGCGATTCTTTAGCCTCTTATCAAACCGCAAGCTTGAATATTGATCTGTTGATGGATAAGCCTATTGACAAAGAAAAAAGGTTTGCGTTAGGGATATTTGGAGGCGTTGGAGTGGGGTGGAATGGGATGTATCAAAATTTAAAAGAGATTAGAGGGTATTCACAGCCTAACGCTTTTGGATTAGTGTTAAATTTAGGGGTGAGCATGACGCTTAACCTCAAACACCGCTTTGAATTAGCCTTAAAAATGCCTCCCTTAAAAGAAACTTCGCAAACCTTTTTATATTATTTTAAAAGCACTAATATTTATTATATTAGTTACAACTATTTATTGTAA